One window of Lagenorhynchus albirostris chromosome 16, mLagAlb1.1, whole genome shotgun sequence genomic DNA carries:
- the PNLIPRP3 gene encoding LOW QUALITY PROTEIN: pancreatic lipase-related protein 3 (The sequence of the model RefSeq protein was modified relative to this genomic sequence to represent the inferred CDS: inserted 1 base in 1 codon; substituted 1 base at 1 genomic stop codon): LISFHLKQEISAANYLTLQASHFGTDKITHINIPGWKSDGNGSKTCNVFLKVEDVNCINLHWINGLLKYIHAVSNVRAVGAEIAYCIDVLVKKFGYSPSKVHLIGXQLGAHLAGEAGSRTPGLGRITGLDPTGPGFHSTLNEVRLDPSDANSVDVIHTKEVRFLFELGVGTINACGHLDFYPNGGKHMPRCEDLITPLFKFDVNIYKEEMFSFSDCNHARSHRFYAESILNPDAFIAYPCRSYKSFKAGNCFRCHKEGCPIMGHFADRFHFKKMKANRSYYVLNTGTLSPFSRWRHKVSVKLDGNNVTQGSMFLHVGGTTEKTGEFGVVSGTLKPGMTYTNLIDADINIGNIASIEFIWKELSFEHSQNKLGAEMVIDISGKYGYESAFCSXNFVGPNIAQILKPC, translated from the exons ttaatttctTTTCACCTGAAACAGGAAATCAGTGCAGCTAATTATTTAACTCTCCAAGCCTCACACTTCGGAACAGACAAGATCACCCATATCAACATACCTGGATGGAAATCAGATGGCAATGGCAGCAAGACGTGCAAT GTGTTCCTAAAAGTAGAAGATGTGAACTGCATTAATTTACACTGGATTAATGGTTTGCTGAAATATATCCACGCTGTAAGCAATGTCCGTGCTGTTGGTGCTGAGATAGCTTATTGTATTGATGTTCTTGTG AAAAAATTTGGATATTCCCCTTCTAAAGTGCACTTGATTG CGCAGCTTGGGGCTCATCTGGCTGGGGAAGCCGGGTCAAGGACGCCAGGCCTTGGAAGGATAACTG GGTTGGACCCAACTGGGCCAGGTTTCCACAGCACTCTAAATGAAGTCAGGCTGGACCCCTCAGATGCCAACTCTGTTGATGTTATTCATACAAAGGAAGTTCGCTTCCTCTTCGAGCTTG gtgTTGGAACTATTAATGCTTGTGGCCACCTTGACTTTTACCCAAATGGAGGGAAGCACATGCCAAGATGTGAAGATTTAATTACACCTTTATTTAAATTTGATGTCAATATTTACAAGGAA GAGA tgttttccttctctgattgcaaCCATGCCCGAAGTCATCGCTTTTATGCTGAAAGCATTCTCAATCCCGATGCATTTATTGCTTATCCTTGTAGATCCTACAAATCTTTCAAAGCA GGAAATTGCTTCCGTTGTCACAAGGAAGGTTGCCCAATTATGGGTCATTTTGCTGATAGATTTCACTTCAAAAAAATGAAGGCTAATAGATCGTATTATGTTTTAAACACAGGGACTCTTTCCCCATTTTCCC gTTGGAGGCACAAAGTGTCTGTCAAACTTGATGGAAACAATGTCACTCAAGGAAGCATGTTTCTCCATGTAGGTGGAACAACAGAGAAGACAGGGGAGTTTGGGGTTGTCAG TGGAACACTGAAGCCAGGCATGACTTATACAAATTTAATTGATGCAGACATTAACATTGGAAACATTGCAAGTATTGAGTTCATTTGGAAGGAGCTTTCATTTGAACATTCTCAGAATAAGCTGGGAGCAGAAATGGTGATAGATATATCTGGAAAATATGGATATGA ATCTGCCTTCTGTAGCTAGAACTTTGTAGGACCTAATATTGCCCAGATCCTGAAACCATGCTAA